The Flavobacterium jumunjinense genome includes a region encoding these proteins:
- the lysS gene encoding lysine--tRNA ligase, whose amino-acid sequence MQLSEQEIIRREKLKALRDLGINPYPADLFPVNHTSKQIKEKFEESKRVIVAGRLMSVRDQGKAAFAELQDGEGRIQLYLNRDVICPDEDKTLYNQVFKKLTDLGDFIGVEGELFTTKVGAKCIRVDKFTFLSKTLRPLPLPRTDVDGNVFDAFVDAELRYRMRYVDLVVNPQVKEVFIKRTKLFNAMRSFFNEAGYMEVETPVLQSIPGGAAARPFITHHNSLDIPLYMRIANELYLKRLIVGGFDGVYEFSKNFRNEGMDRTHNPEFTAMEIYVAYKDYNWMMEFTENLLEHCALQVNSTSDVVFGDKEVSFKAPYARVTMTDAIKQFTGFDITGKTETELFEAAKSMGIEVNDTMGKGKLIDEIFGEKCEGNFIQPTFITDYPKEMSPLCKEHRDNPELTERFELMVCGKEIANAYSELNDPIDQRERFENQMALAAKGDDEANGIIDEDFLRALEYGMPPTSGLGIGMDRLLMFLTNNQSIQEVLFFPQMRPEKKGPELTEDEKHIIEILKANEGIAIGDLKTKSELSGKKWDAASKGITKHGLMKIKVDGDAKIAEFLGK is encoded by the coding sequence ATGCAACTTTCAGAACAAGAAATCATTAGAAGAGAAAAGCTTAAAGCTTTGCGTGACCTTGGTATTAACCCTTATCCTGCAGATTTATTCCCTGTAAATCATACATCGAAACAGATAAAGGAAAAGTTCGAAGAAAGTAAACGCGTTATTGTTGCTGGAAGATTAATGAGTGTTCGTGATCAAGGTAAGGCTGCTTTTGCAGAGTTACAAGATGGCGAAGGAAGAATTCAGCTGTATTTAAATAGAGATGTCATTTGTCCAGATGAAGATAAAACACTTTACAATCAGGTTTTTAAAAAATTAACTGACTTAGGTGACTTTATAGGTGTTGAAGGTGAATTATTTACTACAAAAGTAGGTGCAAAATGTATTCGTGTGGATAAATTTACTTTTTTAAGTAAAACGCTACGTCCTTTGCCATTACCTAGAACTGATGTAGATGGAAATGTATTTGATGCTTTTGTTGATGCTGAATTACGATACAGAATGCGTTACGTTGATTTGGTTGTAAACCCACAAGTGAAAGAAGTTTTTATAAAAAGAACAAAATTATTTAATGCCATGCGTTCGTTTTTTAACGAAGCTGGTTATATGGAAGTTGAAACTCCTGTTTTACAATCTATTCCAGGTGGAGCGGCTGCAAGACCGTTTATTACACACCATAATAGTTTAGACATTCCATTATACATGAGAATTGCTAACGAATTATACTTAAAAAGATTAATCGTTGGTGGTTTTGATGGTGTTTATGAATTTTCAAAAAACTTCCGTAACGAAGGAATGGACAGAACACATAATCCAGAATTTACAGCAATGGAAATTTATGTAGCCTACAAGGATTACAACTGGATGATGGAATTTACTGAAAATCTTTTAGAGCATTGTGCTTTACAAGTAAATAGCACTTCTGATGTGGTTTTTGGTGATAAAGAAGTGAGCTTCAAAGCACCATATGCTCGCGTAACAATGACTGACGCAATTAAGCAATTTACAGGTTTTGATATTACTGGAAAAACCGAAACAGAATTGTTTGAAGCAGCTAAATCTATGGGAATCGAAGTGAACGATACTATGGGTAAAGGAAAATTAATTGATGAAATTTTTGGCGAGAAATGTGAAGGAAACTTTATTCAACCAACTTTCATTACAGATTATCCGAAAGAAATGTCTCCGTTATGTAAAGAACATAGAGATAATCCAGAATTAACAGAGCGTTTCGAGTTAATGGTTTGTGGTAAAGAAATAGCGAATGCTTATTCTGAATTAAACGACCCTATTGACCAAAGAGAGCGTTTTGAAAACCAAATGGCTTTGGCAGCAAAAGGGGATGATGAAGCAAATGGAATTATTGATGAAGACTTTTTAAGAGCTTTAGAATATGGAATGCCTCCTACATCTGGTTTAGGAATTGGAATGGATAGACTTTTAATGTTTTTGACTAATAATCAATCGATTCAAGAAGTTTTATTCTTCCCACAAATGCGTCCTGAGAAAAAAGGTCCAGAATTAACGGAAGACGAGAAACATATTATTGAAATTCTTAAAGCCAACGAAGGAATTGCTATTGGTGATTTAAAAACAAAATCGGAATTAAGCGGTAAAAAGTGGGACGCAGCAAGCAAAGGAATTACAAAACATGGTTTAATGAAAATTAAAGTAGATGGTGATGCTAAAATTGCTGAGTTTTTAGGAAAATAG
- the lipB gene encoding lipoyl(octanoyl) transferase LipB: MTQNKKVQLQDLGNRDYKEIWDYQEALFKGVVDVKIANRREDANQETPNYFLFVEHPHVYTLGKSGDLSNLLLSEKQLEAKAATFYKINRGGDITYHGPGQIVGYPIFDLENFFTDIHKYLRFLEEAIILMLAEYGVIGTRSEGETGVWLGVGTPFARKICAMGVRASRWVTMHGFALNVNADLGYFDNIIPCGIKGKAVTSMHAELNKQIDETEVKNKIIKHLSFLFEAEFVDLQVKA; the protein is encoded by the coding sequence GTGACTCAAAATAAAAAAGTTCAACTACAAGACTTAGGTAATAGAGATTATAAAGAAATTTGGGATTATCAAGAAGCACTTTTTAAAGGTGTGGTTGATGTAAAAATTGCAAACCGAAGAGAGGACGCAAATCAAGAAACGCCTAATTATTTCCTTTTTGTAGAGCATCCACATGTTTATACATTAGGGAAAAGTGGAGATTTATCTAATCTATTGCTTTCGGAAAAACAATTAGAAGCAAAAGCAGCTACATTTTATAAAATAAATAGAGGCGGAGATATAACTTATCATGGTCCTGGGCAAATTGTGGGTTATCCTATTTTTGATTTAGAAAACTTTTTTACAGATATTCATAAGTACTTGCGTTTTCTAGAAGAGGCAATTATCCTTATGTTAGCAGAATATGGAGTAATTGGTACGCGTAGTGAAGGAGAAACTGGAGTATGGTTAGGAGTTGGTACTCCATTTGCAAGGAAAATTTGTGCAATGGGTGTTCGTGCTAGTCGCTGGGTAACAATGCATGGTTTTGCTTTAAATGTGAATGCAGATTTAGGTTATTTTGATAATATCATACCTTGCGGAATAAAAGGAAAGGCCGTTACCTCAATGCATGCAGAATTAAATAAGCAAATTGATGAGACAGAGGTGAAAAATAAAATAATAAAACATTTGTCATTTTTATTTGAAGCAGAGTTTGTAGATCTACAAGTCAAGGCTTAG
- a CDS encoding ribonuclease HII produces MLINRFTSFDFECGTDEAGRGCLAGPVTAAAVILPFNYKSIILNDSKQLSEVKRFKLRPEIEENAISFSHTHIFNKEIDELNILNASMKAMQECVLKLNPTPNFIIVDGNRAIFSKLGIKNKEGKVFSTKEIELLKKIPNESIIKGDAKFLSIAAASVLAKTYRDEYMDKIHEEFPMYNWKKNKGYPTKEHREAIKKYGPTKYHRMSFKLLPDQLSLDL; encoded by the coding sequence ATGTTAATCAATCGTTTCACAAGTTTCGATTTTGAATGTGGCACTGACGAAGCTGGAAGAGGTTGTCTTGCAGGGCCAGTAACTGCTGCTGCTGTAATATTACCTTTTAACTACAAATCAATTATACTTAACGACTCTAAACAGTTATCGGAAGTTAAAAGATTTAAATTAAGACCCGAGATTGAAGAAAACGCTATCTCTTTTTCACACACACATATATTTAACAAGGAGATTGACGAATTAAACATCTTAAATGCTTCGATGAAAGCAATGCAAGAATGTGTTTTAAAATTAAATCCAACTCCGAATTTTATAATTGTAGATGGAAATAGAGCTATTTTCTCTAAATTAGGAATAAAAAATAAAGAAGGAAAGGTGTTTTCTACTAAAGAAATTGAGTTATTAAAAAAAATACCCAATGAAAGCATCATTAAAGGTGATGCCAAATTTTTAAGTATAGCCGCTGCTTCTGTTTTAGCTAAAACATACAGAGACGAGTATATGGATAAAATTCATGAAGAATTCCCTATGTATAATTGGAAAAAAAACAAAGGCTACCCAACAAAGGAACATCGTGAGGCCATAAAAAAATATGGCCCAACAAAATACCACAGAATGAGTTTTAAATTACTTCCCGATCAACTAAGCCTTGACTTGTAG
- a CDS encoding S8 family serine peptidase — MSKKLLLLLLFSLSVIGQTIEERELIVKDYDKDKLKELSLSYNQLYVKGKEDAIQKAKEMNLPLTYVDEKGFFAELMYFEGDRPVYYRTTNAGAAITTKANRLNSGGSLGLNLNGQNMIVGIWDGGAIRATHQDLVGRVVQKDGAVFTTSSNETAHATHVSGTMMASGFGGLSRRGIAYESTLWANTWGSDLSEATTQAAEGLLLSNHSYGAIAEDLSLWQFGAYDATSVAWDNIMYNAPYYQVVFAAGNDRDSYQTLNPTKNGGDLLTRAGVSKNVLVVGAVNQVDNYTGPSSVVMSDFSNWGPTDDKRIKPDICAKGVGVTSTTSSADDAYSTLNGTSMAAPGVTSSLLLLQQYYNQLNANYMRSATLRALLIHSADEAGTNPGPDFKFGWGLMNSERAAQLISKNSAGQTVNGAIIREFDLANGATYTMDVTANGSAPLVVTMAWTDPAGTPNSNGTNDDATIKLVNDLDIKVVKNGVSSYPWVLFNGNVVLQSLNNKDNVEKIEVNNPSGTYQIQISHKGTLQGGNQQYSLVVSGINSTLSTQSFELGSVVAFPNPTTGYLNIDSKGLEIKILELYDMTGRKVKDIKGNYNNTISVDMTDFEKGVYMLKISDGESSKIKNIIKN; from the coding sequence ATGAGTAAAAAATTATTATTGTTATTACTATTTAGTTTGTCAGTCATAGGTCAAACAATAGAGGAGAGAGAACTTATTGTTAAAGATTATGACAAGGATAAATTAAAAGAGTTAAGTCTTTCGTACAATCAATTGTATGTTAAAGGTAAAGAGGATGCTATTCAAAAAGCGAAAGAAATGAATCTTCCATTGACTTATGTGGATGAAAAAGGTTTTTTTGCTGAGTTAATGTATTTTGAAGGAGATCGCCCTGTGTATTATAGAACTACAAATGCTGGTGCGGCAATAACGACTAAAGCGAATAGATTAAACAGCGGAGGCTCGTTAGGATTGAATCTTAATGGTCAAAATATGATAGTTGGTATTTGGGACGGTGGAGCTATAAGAGCTACACATCAAGATTTAGTTGGTAGAGTAGTTCAAAAAGACGGTGCTGTTTTTACGACTTCCTCAAACGAAACTGCTCATGCAACCCATGTTTCTGGTACAATGATGGCTTCAGGTTTTGGAGGCTTAAGTAGAAGAGGGATTGCGTATGAGTCAACTTTGTGGGCAAATACTTGGGGAAGTGATTTGTCAGAAGCTACTACACAAGCAGCAGAAGGGCTGTTGCTATCTAATCATTCATATGGGGCTATTGCCGAGGATCTTAGTTTATGGCAATTTGGAGCTTATGATGCAACATCAGTAGCTTGGGATAATATTATGTATAATGCACCTTATTATCAAGTGGTTTTTGCTGCTGGAAATGACAGGGATAGTTATCAAACTTTAAATCCAACTAAAAATGGTGGGGATTTATTAACGAGAGCTGGTGTTTCTAAAAATGTTTTGGTAGTAGGAGCAGTTAATCAGGTTGATAATTATACTGGTCCAAGTTCAGTAGTAATGAGTGATTTTAGTAACTGGGGACCTACAGATGATAAGAGAATAAAGCCAGATATTTGTGCAAAAGGGGTAGGTGTTACATCTACAACGTCAAGTGCGGATGATGCATATTCTACTTTGAACGGTACTTCTATGGCAGCGCCAGGTGTAACTTCTTCTTTGTTATTGTTGCAGCAATATTATAACCAATTAAATGCAAATTATATGAGATCAGCTACGTTAAGAGCGTTATTGATTCATTCTGCGGATGAGGCGGGAACTAATCCGGGGCCTGATTTTAAATTTGGATGGGGGCTAATGAATTCAGAAAGAGCTGCGCAGCTAATTTCAAAGAATTCTGCTGGTCAAACTGTAAATGGAGCAATAATTAGAGAGTTTGATTTAGCAAATGGTGCTACGTATACAATGGATGTTACTGCAAATGGATCTGCTCCTTTAGTTGTGACTATGGCATGGACAGACCCTGCTGGAACACCAAATTCAAATGGGACTAATGATGATGCAACAATAAAATTGGTTAATGATTTAGATATTAAAGTGGTGAAAAATGGGGTTTCTTCCTATCCTTGGGTATTGTTTAACGGGAATGTTGTTTTGCAATCTCTTAATAATAAAGACAATGTTGAGAAGATTGAGGTAAACAACCCGTCAGGGACTTATCAAATTCAAATTTCTCATAAAGGGACTTTACAAGGAGGTAATCAGCAATATTCATTAGTAGTTTCGGGTATTAACTCTACTTTAAGTACTCAAAGTTTTGAGCTTGGTTCTGTAGTTGCGTTTCCTAATCCGACTACTGGTTATTTAAATATTGACTCTAAAGGTTTGGAAATAAAAATCTTAGAGTTGTATGATATGACGGGTAGAAAAGTTAAAGATATAAAAGGAAACTATAATAATACGATTTCTGTAGACATGACAGATTTTGAAAAAGGAGTTTATATGTTAAAAATATCAGATGGAGAGAGTTCGAAAATAAAAAATATTATTAAAAATTAA
- a CDS encoding SusC/RagA family TonB-linked outer membrane protein — MKLNFKLICFLFVLLMNGVSFAQVKTISGIVSDSQGPLPGASVTVSGTQKGVITNFDGGFEISATVGDELTFSYLGYKSRVVAVGASKTINVTLQEDVVIANEVVVSGYQVKKKEDITGSYSVITREDLGDQKVTTIGEALVGVAGVQVVNNSGQPGSNPTIRLRGPASLNGNLNPLIILDGAEYRGNLNTINFDDLQSQTVLKDADAVAIYGNRGARGVIVLTTKKGKNKNGSGQFSFATSYGISDKAMKEYDYVDATQMMQLIWKASRNSFINGGLDQATASNLASTTLTGQTGGYNPFNVAQPIDNNGNVVAGAELLYDTDWYDLVTQKAFRQDVNLSYSGNTDKTNYFLSGNFLDQDGIMLNSKFKRVSGRFNLETEAKKWLKVGFVGGFSDSFSNVPTQGDNAFSNNLAFTRSVSNIYPVYTRSVVDGSLVLDGNGEPIYDWGDGANGGGTRGFYSPYSPLFIANNNLNKYDRTSFDIAPYIEISFAKDLKLKSQYSYNFYLIEGNTYQDPRFGSGTAVNGRSTKDRDVTQSFTWFNTLSYNKTLAEKHKISLLAGQEMYDTTFKSMNASGTGFPLAGLDELDLATTPASVGSLTLQNRLFSFFGRGDYSFDRRYAISGTFRRDASSRFIGDNRWVNSWSVGGSWTLTNESFLEGINNLDLIKIRASYGLVPNEDIGSSSQFLFPYFGANGNGDGGDIMTSSGLVPTRNSNPNLTWEVHKKTNIGLDFGFFKNRINGSFEYYNNKITDLIYREFLPPSENGGLPTWVNSASMTNKGWELEINSVNVSNDNFSWNSSFSISSVKNNIDYIKAPNLTGTFNWDTGHDRYEFYMQEWAGVDSATGAPLWYQDVLDVNGNVTGQTTTSTYANATRYYTGKSALPDFDGRFANMFKYKNFDLNIVMAYRFGNYIYNGDYAGLMHGFHGSNPGSQLHPNIYDAWEQPGDVTDVPLLSLDNDQSNSRSTRWLQKGDFVRLRTVSLGYSLDRKILDKANIASMRLYVSADNYFTWKKEDNIDDPEQSYDGQTSDNTTMLKTLTFGINVKL, encoded by the coding sequence ATGAAATTAAATTTTAAATTGATTTGTTTTCTATTTGTGCTCTTAATGAACGGTGTTTCATTTGCGCAAGTAAAAACTATTTCTGGTATTGTTTCTGATAGTCAGGGTCCTCTTCCTGGTGCGTCGGTAACAGTTTCTGGAACACAAAAAGGTGTTATTACTAATTTTGATGGAGGTTTTGAAATCAGTGCTACTGTTGGTGATGAATTAACTTTCAGTTACTTAGGTTACAAAAGCAGAGTAGTGGCAGTAGGGGCAAGTAAAACAATTAATGTGACTTTACAAGAGGATGTTGTAATAGCAAATGAAGTTGTTGTTAGTGGTTACCAAGTTAAGAAAAAAGAGGATATTACTGGGTCATATTCAGTTATCACAAGAGAAGACTTAGGAGATCAGAAAGTAACTACTATTGGAGAGGCTTTAGTAGGAGTTGCGGGTGTTCAGGTTGTTAATAACTCAGGGCAACCAGGTTCAAATCCTACAATTCGTTTAAGAGGTCCTGCTTCTTTAAATGGAAATTTGAATCCACTTATTATATTAGATGGAGCTGAGTATAGAGGGAATTTAAATACAATTAACTTTGATGATTTACAAAGTCAAACTGTACTTAAAGATGCTGATGCTGTTGCTATTTATGGAAATAGAGGAGCAAGAGGAGTTATTGTATTGACAACTAAAAAAGGTAAAAACAAAAATGGCTCAGGTCAATTTAGTTTTGCTACTTCTTACGGTATTTCAGATAAAGCAATGAAAGAATATGATTATGTAGATGCAACTCAAATGATGCAATTAATATGGAAAGCATCTAGAAATTCATTTATTAATGGAGGTTTGGATCAGGCAACTGCTTCAAACTTAGCATCAACTACTTTGACAGGTCAAACAGGAGGGTACAATCCTTTCAATGTTGCTCAGCCAATTGATAACAACGGAAATGTTGTTGCAGGAGCAGAATTGTTATATGATACTGATTGGTATGATTTAGTTACTCAAAAAGCATTCAGACAAGATGTTAATTTATCTTACAGTGGTAATACTGATAAAACTAATTATTTTCTTTCTGGAAACTTCTTAGATCAAGATGGTATAATGTTAAACTCTAAATTTAAAAGGGTAAGTGGGAGATTCAATCTAGAAACAGAAGCTAAAAAATGGTTAAAAGTTGGTTTTGTAGGAGGTTTCTCTGATTCATTTTCAAATGTACCAACACAAGGTGATAATGCATTTTCGAATAATCTAGCGTTTACTCGTTCTGTATCTAATATATATCCTGTTTATACTCGTTCAGTTGTTGATGGTTCTTTAGTTTTAGATGGTAATGGAGAACCTATTTATGATTGGGGTGATGGTGCTAATGGTGGTGGAACTAGAGGTTTTTACTCACCTTATAGTCCTCTTTTTATAGCAAATAACAATTTAAATAAATACGATAGAACAAGTTTTGATATAGCACCATATATTGAAATAAGTTTTGCAAAAGATTTAAAATTAAAATCTCAGTATTCATATAACTTCTATTTAATTGAAGGTAATACTTATCAAGATCCTCGTTTTGGTTCTGGTACTGCTGTTAACGGTAGAAGTACTAAGGATAGAGATGTTACACAGTCTTTTACTTGGTTTAATACATTATCATATAATAAGACTTTAGCTGAAAAGCATAAAATCTCTTTATTAGCAGGTCAAGAAATGTATGATACTACATTTAAATCTATGAATGCTTCTGGTACTGGTTTTCCTTTAGCAGGATTAGATGAATTAGATTTAGCAACTACACCTGCAAGTGTAGGTTCTTTAACACTTCAAAATAGATTATTTAGTTTCTTTGGTAGAGGAGATTATAGTTTTGATAGAAGATATGCAATTAGTGGAACTTTTAGACGTGATGCTTCATCAAGGTTTATTGGTGATAATAGATGGGTGAACAGTTGGTCTGTTGGAGGTTCTTGGACACTAACAAATGAGAGTTTCTTAGAAGGAATAAATAACTTGGATTTAATTAAAATTAGAGCGAGTTATGGTTTAGTGCCAAATGAAGATATTGGTAGCTCATCACAGTTCTTATTTCCTTATTTTGGAGCTAATGGAAATGGGGATGGAGGGGATATTATGACTTCAAGTGGTTTAGTTCCTACTAGAAATTCTAACCCAAATTTAACTTGGGAAGTGCATAAGAAAACAAATATTGGTTTAGATTTTGGATTCTTTAAAAATAGAATTAATGGATCTTTTGAATATTATAATAATAAAATCACTGACTTAATCTATAGAGAGTTTTTACCGCCTTCTGAGAATGGTGGGTTACCAACTTGGGTTAATTCCGCTTCTATGACAAATAAAGGTTGGGAGTTAGAAATTAACTCAGTAAATGTGAGTAATGATAATTTTTCTTGGAATTCTAGTTTTTCAATTTCAAGTGTGAAAAACAATATCGATTATATTAAGGCACCTAATTTAACAGGTACTTTTAACTGGGATACTGGTCATGATAGATATGAATTTTACATGCAAGAATGGGCAGGCGTAGATTCTGCAACTGGAGCGCCTTTATGGTACCAAGATGTTTTAGATGTTAATGGTAATGTTACTGGTCAAACTACGACTTCAACTTATGCTAATGCAACAAGATACTACACTGGTAAATCTGCTTTACCTGATTTTGATGGTCGTTTTGCAAATATGTTCAAATACAAAAATTTTGATTTGAATATTGTAATGGCATACCGTTTTGGTAATTATATATATAATGGTGATTATGCTGGTTTAATGCATGGTTTTCACGGTTCTAACCCAGGATCTCAATTACACCCAAATATTTATGATGCTTGGGAACAGCCTGGAGATGTAACAGATGTACCATTGTTATCTTTAGATAATGATCAATCAAACTCTAGATCTACTAGATGGTTACAAAAAGGAGATTTTGTTCGTTTAAGAACTGTTTCTTTAGGATATTCTTTGGATAGAAAAATATTAGATAAAGCAAACATAGCTTCAATGCGTTTATATGTTTCTGCGGATAATTATTTTACTTGGAAAAAAGAGGATAACATTGATGATCCAGAACAATCTTATGATGGTCAAACGAGTGATAATACTACAATGTTAAAAACATTAACTTTTGGTATTAACGTTAAACTTTAA
- a CDS encoding RagB/SusD family nutrient uptake outer membrane protein, whose protein sequence is MKRIFYSFIFLVIASLAFVSCDVESYLSEPQPTDEVAGSVVTPELALVGMYGAYRDFYGGAHDVATSKSFDLGSEVMGRDLQVPDFNWYIFEHRWDVVASANARRNVYIWEMFYKLVFHANNVMYVLDINSDGMSQDRIDAYRGQALSMRALAFYNLVRTFQFTYAKNPNLPGIPLDLSVADAVGKPRGTVQQVYDQIYSDLNEAISLLGTNRFGDKYRVNVNVAKGIFARVALEKQDYTRAQQMAADAQVGFPLMDNTTYVAGFNDYNNAEWLWGFPFIASENWGFASFYSFIDHDRAAGYKDIFINSDFYNLFGANDIRRSLIVTTGQTLASGKMYRTRKFRDVSDLTGNLVCMRASEMKLIEIEAKAHSNLVGAKQDLLTFQLLRDPDAVLSTAADLNTFIDEVLVERRKELYGEIGVDFYDMKRHQKSMQRVGNATRAVVGYGIFDVVPATSNNWNMLIPQREIDLNPNISQSDQNPVD, encoded by the coding sequence ATGAAAAGAATTTTTTATAGCTTTATATTTTTGGTAATTGCTTCACTTGCCTTTGTGTCTTGTGATGTAGAGAGTTACCTAAGTGAGCCACAACCTACTGATGAGGTTGCTGGTAGTGTAGTTACACCTGAATTAGCGCTGGTAGGTATGTATGGGGCATACAGAGATTTCTATGGAGGAGCGCATGATGTTGCAACTTCTAAGTCTTTTGATTTAGGATCAGAGGTTATGGGTAGAGATTTACAAGTTCCAGATTTTAACTGGTATATTTTTGAACACAGATGGGATGTAGTTGCTAGCGCAAACGCTAGAAGAAATGTTTACATTTGGGAGATGTTTTACAAATTAGTTTTTCATGCTAATAATGTAATGTATGTTTTAGATATTAATTCTGATGGAATGAGTCAGGATAGAATTGATGCATATAGAGGTCAGGCTTTGAGTATGAGAGCTTTAGCTTTTTATAATTTAGTTCGTACTTTTCAATTTACGTATGCCAAAAACCCTAATTTACCTGGAATTCCTTTAGATTTGTCTGTTGCTGATGCAGTGGGTAAGCCAAGGGGTACTGTACAACAAGTTTATGATCAAATCTATTCTGACTTAAATGAAGCAATTTCTTTATTGGGGACAAATAGGTTTGGGGATAAGTATAGAGTGAATGTTAATGTTGCTAAAGGTATCTTTGCAAGAGTTGCATTAGAAAAACAAGATTATACAAGAGCACAACAAATGGCTGCTGATGCTCAAGTTGGTTTTCCTTTAATGGATAATACAACATATGTTGCTGGATTTAATGATTATAACAATGCAGAATGGTTATGGGGATTCCCTTTTATAGCTAGTGAAAATTGGGGATTTGCATCTTTCTATTCATTTATTGATCATGATAGAGCTGCAGGTTATAAAGATATTTTTATAAACTCTGATTTTTATAATTTATTTGGAGCAAATGATATTCGTAGATCTTTAATCGTAACAACAGGACAAACTTTAGCTTCTGGTAAAATGTACAGAACTAGAAAATTTAGAGATGTTTCTGATTTGACTGGAAATCTTGTTTGTATGAGAGCTTCAGAAATGAAGTTAATCGAAATCGAAGCGAAAGCACATTCAAATTTAGTTGGAGCTAAACAAGATTTATTGACTTTCCAATTACTAAGAGATCCAGATGCTGTTTTATCAACGGCAGCAGACTTAAATACTTTTATTGATGAAGTATTAGTTGAAAGAAGAAAAGAATTGTACGGCGAGATTGGTGTTGACTTTTATGATATGAAGAGACATCAAAAATCGATGCAAAGAGTTGGTAATGCAACTCGTGCTGTAGTTGGTTATGGAATTTTTGATGTAGTTCCTGCAACTTCAAATAATTGGAATATGTTAATTCCTCAGAGAGAAATTGATTTAAATCCAAATATTAGTCAATCAGATCAAAATCCTGTTGATTAA